The DNA segment TTTCGAGCCTTGCTGTTGAGTGGCAGCTAGTgctcttttatatatgtactttaaCCAGACTGGACAATACAGCACTAGTTGGGATATGGTACAAGTGAACAAAATGTGTAaggtatatttgttatatttgcaTATTCGGATTCTTTTGTcttagtgaattttttttaacaaattgagGCAATTTCCGACATTCTCTGCAAAAACCATTTCCCCCTGGGCGCTTTCTCCATTCCAATACACAGATAATGAAACCACTGAATGTCACAATTTTCGTTGTCACAGCAGATCATGAACCCAGATTCAACTTGATCACAGTAGCACCACGTTTCCTCAGATGTACTGCATTGACCCTGTGTGTCAGTTGTTGTATTTGATGGTATTAAAGCATTGTCTGTCGTCATTCTTGAATAGTATTTACCCACCAGTTCAGGTAAAATTGCCCTCTGAAATAGACAGTGTGTTTTGCTACAAATAACCTGCCACAACTCTGGATCAAAAGTGATCAGTTCCACATGCAAATCGCATTTTGTccatacaacaaaaaaacatgtccccAATGATGTTACTCCCAACTGAGTCTGTACCTGGTAGAAGTATGCATGATCTCTCTTCAGTTGTATAATGCCATTGTCGTTTTTTCCTAAGAAGAACTTTGGGTCACAGCATTTGTCCAAGGAATTCTCTCGGACTGAAAAtggacattttatttctaaacagAACTTCCCACAACAGTCACAGGATACTACCCCATCCGGTGAAGCTCCAAGGTGTGGGAAGTCGGTGCTAATAATAAAACCACTATCCTCGATTTTCAAATTTTCGTGAAATGGGGCCATTTTCTCAAGAAGGTCTGCCTTTGCAGTTTTTTCATGCTTGCATCCCCACCGAGTAGCTTCGTTAGAAAATGTTGACGATTCTGGATAACATATGGTCTTCACCAGGCTTTTAGCTGGATTCAAAACATTGGTGTTGCATGCCGACTTGGCATTTAATGCCGTTATCCTTCCTGCCCTGAATCGATACCACAGTTTTGATTGAGACTGCGTACGGGTGGCAATCTCTACTTCCTTTGCTTGGTCAGGACTTGTTTGTACTTTGATATTAACACAGAGTTCGAGTAACTTTGTATACTCCATGTTCATACAGCTGTCATCTTTCAAGTCGGTTAACATCTGGGGAAACGATGATGTTATAGGTTTTGGAATATACCAGTTTGAGTATGGCTCAATTGTAGCCAACAGAACTGGTTTTGTTCCTGTCGAGTGCAGTTCTTTGAAGAGGGTGTCCAGTTCATGTGGTGACGGTGGAAGAAGCTTTGAACAAACCGCAGAAGTTGATGCCTGTGGAGTTTCATATATCTGATCAATATTGTCatctaattttctttttaaaccttTTGCAGAGGTAAAATTAATGTCGG comes from the Gigantopelta aegis isolate Gae_Host chromosome 14, Gae_host_genome, whole genome shotgun sequence genome and includes:
- the LOC121389093 gene encoding uncharacterized protein LOC121389093, which gives rise to MAKSNKDCLSYRDTLDTSVRLRYDNKLKLIDGNDPYELKNWSDNVDILPGITYMDIVNYLLFTPSAYTADDLKSYKGLDAYNQFVCGWVRERTAIGFEEQVLVTAKVLHSQRLREKPLRPWVISHKDGVVKGTHCTCMAGLGEACTHIAALLFSIEATVRIRNSATVTERPAYWMLPAAIKNVPYSQLTDINFTSAKGLKRKLDDNIDQIYETPQASTSAVCSKLLPPSPHELDTLFKELHSTGTKPVLLATIEPYSNWYIPKPITSSFPQMLTDLKDDSCMNMEYTKLLELCVNIKVQTSPDQAKEVEIATRTQSQSKLWYRFRAGRITALNAKSACNTNVLNPAKSLVKTICYPESSTFSNEATRWGCKHEKTAKADLLEKMAPFHENLKIEDSGFIISTDFPHLGASPDGVVSCDCCGKFCLEIKCPFSVRENSLDKCCDPKFFLGKNDNGIIQLKRDHAYFYQVQTQLGVTSLGTCFFVVWTKCDLHVELITFDPELWQVICSKTHCLFQRAILPELVGKYYSRMTTDNALIPSNTTTDTQGQCSTSEETWCYCDQVESGFMICCDNENCDIQWFHYLCIGMEKAPRGKWFLQRMSEIASIC